A window from Citrus sinensis cultivar Valencia sweet orange chromosome 3, DVS_A1.0, whole genome shotgun sequence encodes these proteins:
- the LOC127900630 gene encoding uncharacterized protein LOC127900630: MENQDMFTAMKAIAEKRNTRDVALFVSLCWAIWHSRNLFIFERRKEDPRFPVARAEATIEVYRKVKVPQMQIEGRQKSNHEQTWKPPPEGYVKVNTDAAIYMEEQKMGLGIIIRDSKGDFVAAAVKMSKFIDNIAYAEAEAIHLGMNVAEAVARGPVIVESDCSEVVNQILGRTGSNLELLWIISDIKKQMQKVKDIKMQFIPRICNGAAHDLAKMALKVNDYVQWVGTCPPHLLYLFS, from the coding sequence ATGGAGAACCAAGATATGTTCACTGCCATGAAAGCTATAGCAGAGAAGCGAAACACAAGAGACGTGGCTCTGTTTGTGTCTCTATGTTGGGCTATTTGGCACTCAAGAAACCTCTTCATttttgaaagaagaaaagaggaTCCCCGATTCCCAGTGGCCAGAGCTGAAGCAACAATTGAAGTCTACAGAAAAGTCAAAGTTCCCCAGATGCAGATAGAGGGCAGACAAAAGTCCAACCATGAACAAACATGGAAGCCTCCCCCTGAAGGGTATGTTAAGGTCAATACAGATGCTGCAATTTATATGGAAGAGCAAAAGATGGGGCTTGGGATCATAATTAGAGATTCAAAGGGAGACTTTGTTGCAGCTGCTGTGAAGATGTCCAAATTCATTGACAACATAGCCTATGCAGAAGCTGAAGCAATACACTTGGGGATGAACGTAGCAGAAGCAGTAGCAAGGGGGCCAGTGATAGTCGAGAGTGATTGTTCAGAGGTGGTTAATCAAATTTTGGGAAGGACAGGAAGCAATTTGGAGCTTTTATGGATTATCTCAGacattaaaaaacaaatgcagAAAGTTAAAGACATCAAAATGCAATTCATTCCACGGATATGTAATGGAGCAGCACATGACTTGGCTAAAATGGCTTTAAAAGTTAATGATTATGTCCAGTGGGTGGGCACATGCCCGCCCCATTTGTTgtatcttttttcttaa
- the LOC102606619 gene encoding membrane protein of ER body-like protein gives MYHISVDMEPQKQQAFPWENEEQKEEEEEVGTLLGRKSRLQANKTTAPPPPPPPPPPPAAVNGEENGGHGLAEGEIKDNHASAAAYSSHKNSHGIESGAEVTGMKYYPALESSVLEAKYKDEELHMEEANKLQIQSNCRTEIFNHQISEEKSEILEHFDNKSGVVDEDYFDQESTEIIDVEGVLKKQSTHDLYCPNCNSCITRRVILVRKKPKIPKIRHKPRPDHKPESHPAAENSPTNQGNDTHNVGSNDGLSSVADDGNLHRKPYIFKCLSCFTVFFPTCNGQVKYMPPSCTNWLFAIFGSYNRKPATDHQGKSRVDGNNQHTSSDNMPPGNETFEPPKHPGISSSSSSSLEVLRPVTGAAENPDQNTTDENKNNIGLIIEMPPDEVVSSPRAPNVGSLVDSEMKFGPKASEARQLDILKSIVYGGLAESITSLGVVTSAAATGATTLNIFAMALANLIGGLFIVAHNLRELKTDGAEGTSTRTTSKQEDRYRELLGRRENFWVHATLVFLSYIIFGLIPPVVYGFSFHGSDNRDFKIAAVGGSSLACIFLLAIGKAHNQKPPNRSYVKTVLYHLSIGFMTSGLSYVFGDLIKKLAEQLHLFDSSLEPNSMKAGWASY, from the exons ATGTACCATATCAGTGTAGACATGGAACCACAAAAGCAACAGGCATTTCCATGGGAGAATGAGGAgcagaaagaagaagaagaggaagtggGGACTCTTTTGGGACGGAAGTCTAGGCTCCAAGCCAATAAAACAACtgcgccgccgccgccgccgccgccgccgccgccgcccgCGGCGGTTAATGGTGAAGAAAATGGTGGACATGGACTTGcagaaggagaaattaaagataacCATGCGTCTGCGGCTGCGTACAGTTCTCATAAGAATAGCCATG GAATTGAATCTGGTGCTGAAGTAACAGGAATGAAATATTATCCTGCTTTAGAATCTTCTGTGCTTGAGGCAAAGTATAAAGACGAGGAACTGCATATGGAAGAGGCAAACAAACTTCAAATCCAAAGCAATTGCAGAACTGAAATCTTCAATCATCAAATAAGTgaagaaaaaagtgaaattttggAGCACTTTGACAATAAAAGTGGAGTCGTAGATGAGGATTATTTTGACCAAGAATCCACAGAAATAATTGATGTTGAGGGGGTATTGAAGAAGCAAAGCACACATGATTTGTATTGTCCTAATTGCAATTCTTGCATAACCAGAAGGGTCATTCTGGTTCGGAAGAAGcccaaaattccaaaaattcGCCATAAGCCAAGGCCTGATCATAAACCCGAGTCACACCCTGCAGCAGAAAATTCTCCTACAAATCAAGGCAATGACACACATAATGTCGGTTCAAATGATGGCCTCTCAAGTGTAGCCGATGATGGGAATCTTCATAGAAAGCCGTATATATTCAAATGCTTATCATGCTTCACCGTTTTCTTTCCTACAT GCAATGGACAAGTAAAATATATGCCACCATCTTGTACAAATTGGTTGTTTGCTATTTTTGGATCATATAATAGGAAACCAGCTACTGATCATCAAG GTAAGTCTAGAGTTGACGGAAATAATCAGCATACCTCATCAGACAATATGCCACCTGGAAATGAAACATTTGAACCTCCAAAGCATCCTGGAATTTCTTCAtcctcttcatcttcattagAAGTATTGAGACCAGTAACTGGTGCGGCTGAGAATCCAGATCAGAATACAacagatgaaaataaaaacaacatag GGTTGATCATTGAAATGCCTCCAGATGAAGTGGTGTCTTCTCCAAGGGCACCGAATGTTGGTAGTTTAGTAGATTCTGAGATGAAATTTGGTCCTAAAGCAAGTGAAGCCCGTCAATTggatattttgaaaagcatcGTATATGGTGGTTTAGCTGAATCAATTACAAGTCTAGGTGTTGTTACTTCTGCAGCGGCTACTGGTGCTACCACTT TGAACATTTTTGCTATGGCATTGGCAAATCTGATTGGTGGACTGTTCATTGTTGCTCATAAT CTTAGAGAATTGAAAACTGATGGTGCCGAAGGGACTTCTACTCGTACAACAAGCAAACAAGAAGACCGTTACCGGGAACTACTTGGACGTCGAGAGAATTTCTGGGTTCATGCAACTCTAGTTTTCTTGTCATATATCATCTTTGGTTTGATACCTCCTGTTGTTTATGGCTTCTCATTTCATGGGAGTGACAATAGAGATTTTAAGATTGCTGCTGTTGGTGGTTCGTCTCTTGCATGCATCTTTTTGCTTGCAATTGGCAAGGCTCACAATCAGAAGCCACCCAACAGATCATACGTTAAAACTGTGCTATACCACTTGAGCATAGGATTTATGACCTCGGGTCTGTCCTATGTATTTGGTGACCTAATCAAGAAACTAGCTGAGCAACTTCATTTGTTTGATTCAAGTTTAGAGCCAAATTCGATGAAGGCAGGATGGGCATCCTATTGA